The following are from one region of the Leptospira harrisiae genome:
- a CDS encoding bactofilin family protein: MSNPSTEEEFLVNSIIGEGAEFVGEFKFPGLIRIDGKFRGVLETTGKVLIGKSGIVDTDIKARVVVAGGEIRGNIYATERVTLLSSCRLEGDIVTPRLIVEEGVVFHGKCTINPTRH, from the coding sequence ATGTCCAATCCATCTACAGAAGAAGAATTTTTAGTTAATAGCATCATTGGGGAAGGGGCCGAGTTCGTAGGCGAATTCAAGTTCCCTGGCCTCATTCGTATCGATGGAAAATTTCGTGGAGTCCTCGAAACTACCGGAAAGGTACTTATAGGAAAATCCGGAATCGTCGATACAGATATCAAAGCACGAGTGGTAGTTGCCGGTGGAGAAATTCGCGGGAACATCTATGCAACAGAACGAGTTACATTACTTTCTAGCTGTCGATTGGAAGGAGACATTGTCACTCCTCGACTAATCGTTGAAGAAGGTGTAGTCTTTCACGGAAAATGCACGATTAATCCCACTCGTCATTAG
- a CDS encoding YaaR family protein, with amino-acid sequence MIIQNNNPKSIFTATKKGSKDKLSGSFAPVDESKQSFLEILESIVPAGKEETRELNELWKDLPDLEKELIKDPNHKNLECYKKHIKQIAELILKKNYKVMQAPQRGRNDQKDVRYVKVVDEKLDLLAKTMFSPNNSAFVILKQLDEIRGLLIDLKG; translated from the coding sequence ATGATCATCCAAAACAACAATCCTAAGTCGATATTCACAGCGACAAAAAAAGGATCCAAAGATAAACTTTCTGGTTCGTTTGCACCAGTGGATGAATCCAAACAAAGTTTTTTAGAAATTTTAGAATCCATAGTTCCGGCAGGAAAAGAAGAAACCAGAGAACTAAACGAACTTTGGAAAGATTTGCCTGATTTGGAAAAGGAACTCATCAAAGATCCCAATCATAAAAACCTCGAATGCTACAAAAAACATATCAAACAAATTGCCGAACTCATTCTCAAAAAAAATTACAAAGTCATGCAAGCCCCACAGCGCGGCCGAAATGACCAAAAAGACGTACGTTATGTAAAGGTTGTGGATGAAAAACTGGATCTTTTGGCCAAAACAATGTTTTCGCCCAACAACAGCGCGTTCGTGATTTTGAAACAATTAGATGAAATTAGGGGTCTACTTATTGATCTAAAAGGATAA